A part of Variovorax sp. HW608 genomic DNA contains:
- a CDS encoding hydrogenase large subunit, translating to MLTTVDFVAQRLPAPLPVWHTEVDRTQWSATAAGVAAAGGRLVALWAADRADAGPETVAICAALAADTGLLWMELPLRPCDRYPDLSPIYPCASRMQRAAADLSGLHAEGARDERPWLDHGLWGEGPPLRRAPDVPAASLDTLPADYRFVRVEGDGVHEIAVGPVHAGIIEPGHFRFSVVGEKLLRLEERLGYKHKGIEHRFTTLPTLEGHRLAGRISGDSTVAYAWAYCMALESASQVEIPERAAWLRALLLERERVANHLGDLGALGNDAALAFGLAQFSRLREDWQRLSKDLFGHRFMMDAVCPGGVAVDLDAPSVDRLLAQCDAIEREVRTLRGIYDEHAGLQDRFMMTGQVSRELALGLGLTGLAARASGVARDLRADHPFEPYRQLSPQPAVHTKGDVAARVAVRFDELFESLRLVREMSRRLPGGPRLRHLRLPEGPLQRGLGWVEGWRGEVVVALALGPGGRVLRCHPHSPSWQNWPVLEHAVIGNIVADFPLINKSFNLSYSGHDL from the coding sequence ATGCTGACGACCGTGGATTTCGTGGCGCAGCGCCTTCCGGCGCCGTTGCCGGTCTGGCATACGGAAGTCGACAGGACGCAGTGGTCTGCCACGGCCGCCGGGGTCGCCGCGGCCGGCGGCCGCCTCGTCGCCCTCTGGGCGGCCGATCGTGCGGACGCGGGCCCCGAGACGGTGGCGATCTGCGCCGCCCTGGCCGCGGACACCGGCCTGCTGTGGATGGAACTGCCGCTGCGGCCCTGCGACCGCTATCCCGACCTGTCGCCCATCTACCCCTGCGCATCCCGCATGCAGCGTGCGGCCGCCGATCTCAGCGGCCTGCATGCCGAAGGCGCGCGCGACGAGCGCCCCTGGCTCGACCACGGCCTGTGGGGCGAGGGCCCGCCGCTCAGGCGCGCGCCCGATGTGCCGGCAGCGTCGCTCGACACCTTGCCCGCGGACTATCGCTTCGTGCGCGTGGAAGGCGATGGCGTGCATGAAATCGCTGTCGGCCCGGTGCACGCCGGGATCATCGAGCCGGGCCACTTCCGCTTCTCGGTGGTCGGCGAAAAATTGCTGCGGCTGGAGGAGCGCCTCGGCTACAAGCACAAGGGCATCGAGCATCGCTTCACGACGCTGCCCACCCTGGAGGGCCACCGGCTCGCCGGACGGATCAGCGGCGATTCGACCGTCGCCTATGCCTGGGCGTATTGCATGGCCCTCGAGTCGGCCTCGCAGGTCGAGATCCCGGAACGCGCGGCCTGGCTGCGCGCGCTGCTGCTCGAGCGCGAGCGCGTGGCCAACCACCTCGGCGACCTGGGCGCCCTCGGCAACGACGCGGCGCTCGCCTTCGGCCTGGCGCAGTTCTCGCGCTTGCGCGAGGACTGGCAGCGCCTGTCGAAGGATCTGTTCGGCCACCGCTTCATGATGGACGCGGTCTGTCCGGGCGGGGTCGCGGTCGACCTCGACGCTCCGTCGGTCGATCGGCTGCTCGCCCAGTGCGATGCGATCGAGCGCGAGGTGCGCACGCTGCGCGGCATCTACGACGAGCACGCCGGACTGCAGGACCGCTTCATGATGACGGGCCAGGTGTCGCGCGAACTGGCGCTGGGCCTCGGGCTCACCGGGCTGGCGGCACGGGCCAGCGGCGTGGCCCGCGATCTGCGCGCGGACCATCCCTTCGAGCCCTACCGGCAACTGAGTCCTCAGCCCGCCGTTCACACGAAGGGCGATGTCGCGGCGAGAGTCGCGGTGCGCTTCGACGAGCTCTTCGAGTCGCTGCGCCTCGTGCGCGAGATGAGCCGGCGCCTGCCCGGTGGGCCGAGGCTGCGGCACCTGCGCCTGCCCGAGGGTCCGCTGCAACGGGGCCTCGGCTGGGTCGAGGGCTGGCGGGGCGAGGTGGTCGTGGCACTTGCGCTCGGCCCCGGCGGGCGTGTCCTGCGCTGCCATCCGCACAGCCCTTCGTGGCAGAACTGGCCGGTGCTCGAGCATGCGGTGATCGGCAACATCGTGGCCGACTTCCCGCTGATCAACAAGTCCTTCAACCTCAGCTATTCGGGGCACGACCTCTGA
- a CDS encoding NADH-quinone oxidoreductase subunit B family protein, with protein sequence MWQILRQIARTGIVTEAAPPTDDALRVEAVRIQEEILDALGQALTIREVDAGSCNGCELEINAVNNPYYNLEGLGIRFVASPRHADMLLVTGPVSRHMAEALRRTYEATPEPKLVVAVGDCGCSGGIFGESYASCGRVAALIPVDVEVPGCPPAPIEILRGILAAVRRNAATRKR encoded by the coding sequence ATGTGGCAGATCCTCCGTCAAATTGCCCGCACCGGCATCGTCACCGAGGCCGCGCCGCCGACCGACGACGCGCTGCGCGTGGAAGCCGTGCGCATCCAGGAGGAGATCCTCGATGCGCTGGGCCAGGCGCTGACGATCCGCGAAGTCGATGCCGGGTCGTGCAACGGCTGCGAGCTGGAAATCAACGCCGTCAACAACCCCTACTACAACCTCGAGGGCCTGGGCATCCGGTTCGTCGCGAGCCCGCGCCATGCCGACATGCTGCTGGTGACCGGCCCGGTTTCGCGCCACATGGCCGAGGCCCTGCGGCGTACCTACGAGGCGACGCCAGAACCGAAGCTCGTCGTCGCGGTCGGCGACTGCGGCTGCTCGGGCGGCATCTTCGGTGAGAGCTACGCCAGTTGCGGGCGCGTCGCCGCGCTGATCCCGGTGGACGTGGAAGTACCCGGCTGCCCGCCGGCGCCGATCGAGATCCTGCGCGGGATCCTGGCGGCGGTGCGGCGCAACGCCGCGACGCGCAAGCGCTGA
- a CDS encoding MFS transporter, producing the protein MPAGVWVLGFVSLLMDISSEMIHSLLPLFMVTTLGANAFVVGVVEGIAESAALIVKVFSGTLSDYLGRRKGLAVFGYALGALTKPLFAIAPTAGVVLAARLIDRVGKGIRGAPRDALVADLTPAHVRGAAFGLRQALDTVGAFVGPLLAVGLMLLWADDFRAVFWVAVVPGLAAVALLAFGLREPERAQTDQRSNPIRRENLRRLGAPYWWVVAIGAVFTLARFSEAFLVLRAQQGGIAVALVPLVMVAMNLVYSLAAYPFGKLSDRMNHRTLLALGLVVLMAADLVLAASHHWVVVLAGVTLWGVHMGITQGLLATMVADTTPPDLRGTAYGFFNLVSGIAMLLASVLAGLLWDLLGPSVTFHAGAAFCVLALAGLASYRKSPQTQES; encoded by the coding sequence ATTCCCGCGGGTGTCTGGGTACTCGGTTTTGTCAGCCTGCTGATGGACATCTCATCGGAGATGATCCACAGCCTGCTGCCCCTGTTCATGGTGACGACGCTGGGTGCGAATGCCTTCGTGGTCGGCGTGGTCGAGGGGATCGCCGAGTCTGCCGCGCTGATCGTCAAGGTCTTCTCTGGCACATTGAGCGACTACCTGGGCAGGCGCAAGGGACTTGCCGTCTTCGGCTATGCCTTGGGGGCGTTGACCAAGCCGCTGTTCGCCATTGCGCCGACCGCCGGGGTCGTGCTTGCGGCGCGACTGATCGATCGCGTCGGCAAGGGCATCCGGGGTGCGCCGCGCGACGCGCTGGTGGCCGATCTCACGCCGGCGCACGTTCGCGGCGCTGCATTCGGCCTGCGCCAGGCCCTCGACACCGTCGGCGCGTTCGTCGGACCGCTGCTGGCGGTCGGGCTGATGCTGCTGTGGGCCGACGATTTCCGCGCCGTGTTCTGGGTGGCCGTCGTTCCCGGTCTCGCCGCCGTTGCATTGCTCGCCTTCGGGCTGCGTGAGCCCGAGCGTGCGCAAACAGACCAGCGTTCCAATCCGATCCGGCGCGAGAACCTGCGGCGTCTCGGCGCGCCCTACTGGTGGGTCGTCGCGATCGGCGCGGTGTTCACGCTCGCCCGCTTCAGCGAGGCCTTCCTGGTCCTGCGCGCCCAGCAGGGAGGCATTGCGGTGGCCCTGGTGCCCCTGGTCATGGTGGCGATGAATCTCGTCTATTCGCTCGCGGCGTACCCGTTCGGCAAACTGTCCGACCGGATGAACCACCGCACCCTGCTTGCGCTCGGGCTCGTCGTTCTGATGGCTGCCGACCTGGTTCTTGCAGCGAGCCACCATTGGGTTGTCGTTCTTGCCGGCGTCACGCTTTGGGGTGTGCACATGGGGATCACTCAAGGGCTGCTCGCCACGATGGTCGCCGACACCACACCCCCGGACCTGCGCGGTACGGCCTACGGCTTCTTCAATCTGGTCAGTGGCATCGCCATGCTGCTTGCCAGCGTTCTCGCCGGCCTGTTGTGGGATCTGCTGGGGCCGTCGGTCACGTTCCATGCGGGGGCCGCCTTTTGCGTGCTCGCCCTGGCCGGGCTCGCCTCGTATCGAAAGTCACCGCAAACTCAAGAGAGCTAG
- a CDS encoding alpha/beta hydrolase family protein — protein sequence MTCSAARLALPALAASCAIALSGCGGGGSSGGNALALAINGANTMPPRGTALTATPGRVVRLSADEFKALLEADSTGKRIEQAAGVPRCGIDVRYLQYQTVGAQNESVPASGAIMLPAGTDPACNGPRPIVLYGHGTATERNYDISHVTDPNQPAAAEGIVVAAMFAAQGFIVVAPNYAGYDKSSLPYHPYLNADQQGKEMIDALKAARSTLAALSATDGGSLLVTGYSEGGFAALAAHRAMQAAGMTVTASAPMSAPTAVSLLIDYTASGLPALDSTVFFPLVTTSWQKQFGNVYGTTSDIYEDNFATGIDTLLPSYLSRDELFSSGKLPRYAFFPANATPGPLNASVAINYGAGNLVRQRYLTTWFDDIQAGPCPGNALPATVGSLGTTAPLGCAPMTGLRRAAVANDLRNWLPARPVLMCGGSNDPTVNFTSSLATAGYFRARGMPASSLTVVDLETAGVNDAYAAARAGFALAKAQKRADSPGTDAQRDQSVAIAYHGELVPPYCMQSVQVFFEGVLNGGG from the coding sequence ATGACCTGCTCTGCCGCCCGCCTCGCCCTGCCCGCCCTCGCCGCTTCCTGCGCCATCGCGCTGTCGGGTTGCGGCGGCGGAGGAAGCAGCGGCGGCAATGCGCTGGCGCTGGCCATCAACGGCGCCAACACGATGCCGCCGCGCGGCACCGCACTCACGGCGACGCCGGGGCGCGTCGTTCGCCTGTCGGCCGACGAATTCAAGGCGCTGCTCGAAGCCGATTCGACCGGCAAGCGGATCGAGCAGGCCGCGGGCGTACCCAGGTGCGGCATCGACGTGCGCTACCTGCAGTACCAGACCGTCGGCGCGCAGAACGAGTCGGTCCCGGCCAGCGGCGCGATCATGCTGCCCGCCGGCACCGACCCCGCCTGCAACGGGCCGCGCCCCATCGTGCTGTACGGGCACGGCACCGCGACCGAGCGCAACTACGACATCTCCCACGTGACCGACCCCAACCAGCCGGCTGCCGCCGAGGGCATCGTCGTGGCGGCCATGTTCGCGGCGCAGGGCTTCATCGTGGTGGCGCCCAACTACGCGGGCTACGACAAGTCGTCGCTGCCCTACCACCCGTACCTGAATGCCGACCAGCAGGGCAAGGAAATGATCGATGCGCTCAAGGCCGCGCGCTCGACGCTGGCGGCGCTCTCCGCGACGGACGGCGGCTCGTTGCTCGTCACCGGTTATTCGGAAGGCGGCTTCGCGGCACTGGCCGCGCACCGCGCGATGCAGGCGGCGGGCATGACGGTGACGGCGTCGGCCCCGATGTCCGCGCCGACGGCCGTCAGCCTGTTGATCGACTACACCGCGAGCGGTCTGCCCGCACTCGACAGCACGGTGTTCTTCCCGCTCGTCACGACCAGTTGGCAGAAGCAGTTCGGCAACGTCTATGGGACCACGAGCGACATCTACGAAGACAACTTCGCCACCGGCATCGACACGCTGTTGCCGAGCTACCTGTCCCGGGATGAACTGTTCTCATCGGGCAAGCTGCCGAGGTACGCCTTCTTTCCGGCCAATGCCACGCCCGGCCCCCTGAATGCCAGCGTGGCCATCAACTACGGCGCGGGCAACCTGGTGCGCCAGCGCTACCTGACGACATGGTTCGACGATATCCAGGCCGGCCCTTGCCCCGGCAATGCCCTGCCGGCGACGGTCGGGTCGCTCGGCACGACAGCGCCGCTCGGCTGCGCCCCGATGACCGGCCTGCGCAGGGCGGCGGTGGCCAACGACCTGCGCAACTGGCTGCCCGCGCGCCCCGTGCTGATGTGCGGCGGCTCCAATGACCCGACCGTCAACTTCACCAGCAGCCTGGCGACGGCCGGCTACTTCCGTGCGCGCGGAATGCCCGCGTCGTCGCTCACCGTCGTCGATCTGGAGACGGCCGGCGTGAACGATGCGTACGCGGCAGCGCGCGCCGGCTTTGCGCTGGCCAAGGCGCAAAAGCGGGCGGACTCGCCGGGCACCGATGCGCAAAGGGACCAGTCGGTGGCCATCGCCTACCACGGCGAGCTGGTGCCGCCCTATTGCATGCAGTCGGTCCAGGTGTTCTTCGAAGGCGTGCTCAACGGCGGAGGCTGA
- a CDS encoding helix-turn-helix domain-containing protein, with the protein MKPAAAPLLLVPFREVRHDEPDDCLHYEPVAVRGQEMDWTIPAHRHEGLHQIQFLESGHISGTVDGRAVDAQGPAILLIAPGSVHGFRHTRDTMGHQLTIPSATLQQLLSGTRLADTGLAGSFVLTGLTDEAREECASLFERLAREFLGHSAGRVPALLAIATLLAVLLLRLHGEHVHKTHLPGARDALVQRYLALAEKHFREHRGLPFYADTLGVTPDHLSRTCRNVTRQSALQLLHERLMLEARRLLAYTPMSVLEVAAAIGYQDPAYFSKFFTRAMGCSPSQYRTQAAQGVKAPR; encoded by the coding sequence GTGAAGCCTGCTGCCGCACCCCTGCTCCTCGTTCCCTTCCGTGAAGTTCGCCATGACGAGCCCGACGACTGCCTGCACTACGAGCCCGTCGCCGTGCGCGGGCAGGAAATGGACTGGACGATTCCGGCGCATCGGCACGAAGGCCTGCACCAGATCCAGTTCCTCGAAAGCGGCCACATCAGCGGCACGGTGGACGGACGCGCGGTGGATGCGCAGGGGCCGGCCATCCTGCTGATCGCGCCGGGTTCGGTGCACGGCTTTCGCCACACGCGCGACACCATGGGGCACCAGCTGACCATCCCCAGCGCGACCCTGCAGCAGCTGCTGTCGGGCACGCGCCTCGCCGATACCGGTCTTGCCGGCTCGTTCGTGCTGACCGGGCTCACCGACGAGGCGCGCGAAGAATGTGCTTCGCTCTTCGAGAGGCTCGCGCGCGAATTCCTCGGACACAGCGCGGGCCGCGTGCCGGCGCTGCTGGCCATCGCAACGCTGCTCGCGGTGCTGCTCCTGCGCCTGCACGGCGAGCACGTCCACAAGACCCACCTTCCGGGCGCGCGCGATGCGCTGGTGCAGCGCTATCTCGCCCTGGCCGAGAAGCACTTCCGCGAGCACCGCGGCCTGCCGTTCTACGCCGACACGCTGGGCGTGACGCCCGACCACCTGAGCCGCACCTGCCGAAACGTGACGCGACAGTCGGCCCTGCAGCTTCTGCACGAGCGCCTGATGCTGGAAGCGCGAAGGCTGCTGGCCTACACGCCGATGTCGGTGCTCGAAGTCGCCGCCGCGATCGGCTATCAGGACCCCGCCTACTTCAGCAAGTTCTTCACGCGCGCGATGGGCTGCTCGCCTTCGCAGTACCGGACGCAGGCGGCACAGGGCGTCAAGGCACCGCGATAG
- a CDS encoding Bug family tripartite tricarboxylate transporter substrate binding protein — translation MDRRHFLHLLKAGGALAALAPLSRAFAQLNGNASIVSGFPAGGMGDNVARPLAEKLRGRYATSLIADSKTGAGGRIAVEYVKRAAPDGLTILQIPSSPMTLYPNTYRKLNYDPVADFAPVTSTVNYAFVLTAGPGLPAEMKTVADYLKWARANPGQANYGVPAAGSALHFVGMMLQKASGTQLTAVAYRGGAPLLNDVLGGQVPVSVSVLGEVMPYIRGGKLRGLAVSSPQRSPFLPEVPTFTEQGFADLVVQEWLGWFLPARTPPDIVQRLNALVREGLQSPEFIDALAKVGLQPMHQSPEEFARMVRADQQRWAPIVKAANFTAED, via the coding sequence ATGGACCGCAGGCACTTCCTTCATCTTCTCAAGGCCGGCGGCGCGTTGGCCGCGCTCGCGCCACTGAGCCGGGCCTTCGCGCAACTGAACGGCAATGCGTCGATCGTCTCGGGCTTTCCCGCGGGCGGCATGGGCGACAACGTGGCGCGTCCGCTGGCCGAGAAGCTGCGCGGGCGCTACGCGACGAGCCTGATCGCCGATTCGAAGACCGGCGCCGGCGGCCGCATTGCGGTGGAGTACGTCAAGCGCGCCGCGCCGGACGGGCTGACCATCCTGCAGATCCCGAGCTCGCCGATGACGCTCTACCCCAACACCTACCGCAAGCTCAACTACGACCCGGTGGCCGATTTCGCGCCGGTGACCAGCACGGTCAACTATGCCTTCGTGCTCACCGCCGGCCCGGGCCTGCCGGCGGAGATGAAGACGGTGGCCGACTACCTGAAGTGGGCCAGAGCCAATCCCGGGCAGGCCAACTACGGTGTGCCGGCTGCGGGCTCCGCGCTGCACTTCGTCGGCATGATGCTGCAGAAGGCCAGCGGCACGCAGCTCACCGCAGTGGCCTATCGCGGCGGCGCGCCGCTGCTCAACGATGTGCTGGGCGGGCAGGTGCCGGTCAGCGTGAGCGTGCTCGGCGAGGTGATGCCGTACATCCGTGGCGGCAAGCTGCGCGGGCTCGCGGTGTCGAGCCCGCAGCGTTCGCCCTTCCTGCCGGAGGTGCCCACCTTCACCGAGCAGGGCTTCGCCGACCTCGTGGTGCAGGAATGGCTCGGGTGGTTCCTGCCCGCGCGCACCCCGCCGGACATCGTGCAGCGGCTCAATGCGCTGGTGCGCGAGGGCCTGCAGTCGCCCGAGTTCATCGACGCACTGGCCAAGGTCGGGCTGCAGCCGATGCACCAGAGCCCCGAGGAATTCGCCCGCATGGTGCGTGCCGACCAGCAGCGCTGGGCGCCCATCGTCAAGGCAGCCAACTTCACGGCGGAGGACTGA
- a CDS encoding thiamine pyrophosphate-binding protein, with amino-acid sequence MASLQLNGAQVLVRLLLAEKVRDIYGIVGGKLGPLLHAISEQEQLRFLGVRHEAAGPMMAAATYAGTGQIALALGEMGPGGLNLASGLGVAFGNNLPLVAITTNQHRAASYPHNGMFMDLDTVAVTRPITKWNAVVHDARRLPEMVRRAFREALGGRPGPVHLDIPQDVLSQPCRVDEAEFELPPSRYRALGRIRPDAGELARAAALMRSARRPLIVAGGGVVASGATAQVRALAEQWSAPVLPTQMALGVIASDSPHFIGHGGLIAGEPVRQAFEGADLVLAVGCRWSSWMWDERGPLARRSQPIVSINIDPAALGQPALHEVALQADAGAALDDLLGLCGDHLAVGVERDWLPGLRQARAAYEARFAELAKQGEPGQPMHPAALARAIGEALPTDALAVFDGGHTTFWSNDLTPVREVRTRFHEPGMSHLGFGLPYAIALQAQDPARRVALITGDGSFGFTLNELDTARRYRLPVLCILHNNAAWGIIRAGQRNALGFELGTALDETDYAAIARGFGCHGERVTALAEVGPAIRRALASGLPAVIDCQTRFVPHPAMPAFGSMNRYGFDALCAPDAGQ; translated from the coding sequence GTGGCCTCCTTGCAATTGAATGGCGCGCAGGTCCTCGTGCGGCTCCTCCTGGCGGAGAAGGTGCGCGACATCTACGGCATCGTCGGCGGCAAGCTCGGGCCCCTGCTGCATGCGATCTCCGAGCAGGAGCAGCTTCGCTTCCTCGGTGTGCGGCACGAGGCCGCGGGGCCGATGATGGCCGCCGCGACCTACGCCGGCACCGGGCAGATCGCGCTGGCGCTGGGCGAGATGGGGCCGGGTGGACTCAACCTCGCGTCGGGCCTGGGCGTGGCCTTCGGCAACAACCTGCCGCTCGTGGCGATCACCACCAACCAGCACCGCGCCGCGAGCTATCCGCACAACGGCATGTTCATGGACCTCGACACCGTGGCCGTGACCCGGCCCATCACCAAGTGGAACGCGGTGGTGCACGATGCGCGGCGCCTGCCGGAAATGGTGCGCCGCGCCTTTCGCGAAGCACTGGGCGGGCGGCCGGGTCCGGTGCATCTGGATATTCCGCAGGACGTGCTCAGCCAGCCTTGCCGCGTCGACGAAGCGGAATTCGAACTGCCGCCTTCGCGCTATCGCGCCCTCGGCCGAATCCGTCCGGATGCCGGTGAGCTCGCGCGCGCCGCGGCGCTCATGCGGTCGGCCCGGCGGCCGCTGATCGTCGCGGGCGGCGGCGTGGTCGCGAGCGGCGCGACTGCACAGGTGCGCGCATTGGCCGAGCAGTGGAGCGCACCCGTGCTGCCGACCCAGATGGCACTGGGCGTCATCGCATCGGACAGCCCGCATTTCATCGGCCACGGCGGCCTGATCGCGGGCGAACCCGTGCGGCAGGCTTTCGAAGGCGCGGACCTGGTCCTCGCCGTGGGCTGCCGATGGTCCTCATGGATGTGGGACGAGCGCGGGCCGCTCGCGCGCCGCTCGCAGCCCATCGTCAGCATCAACATCGACCCTGCCGCGCTGGGCCAGCCGGCGCTGCACGAGGTGGCGCTGCAGGCCGATGCAGGCGCGGCACTCGACGATCTGCTGGGCCTCTGCGGCGACCACCTGGCAGTCGGCGTGGAGCGCGACTGGCTGCCGGGTCTGCGGCAAGCGCGCGCGGCCTACGAGGCGCGGTTCGCCGAACTGGCGAAGCAGGGCGAACCCGGCCAGCCGATGCATCCGGCCGCATTGGCCCGCGCCATCGGCGAAGCGCTGCCCACCGATGCGCTGGCCGTCTTCGACGGCGGCCACACCACCTTCTGGAGCAACGACCTGACACCGGTGCGCGAGGTCCGCACGCGCTTCCACGAACCGGGCATGAGCCATCTGGGATTCGGGCTGCCCTATGCCATCGCGCTGCAGGCACAGGACCCGGCGCGCAGGGTCGCGCTCATCACCGGCGACGGCTCCTTCGGCTTCACGCTCAACGAACTGGACACCGCGCGGCGCTATCGGCTGCCGGTGCTCTGCATCCTGCACAACAACGCGGCCTGGGGCATCATCCGCGCCGGACAGCGCAACGCGCTCGGCTTCGAGCTCGGCACCGCGCTCGACGAGACGGACTACGCGGCCATCGCGCGCGGCTTCGGCTGCCACGGCGAGCGGGTCACGGCGCTGGCCGAAGTGGGTCCGGCGATCCGGCGCGCGCTGGCCTCGGGCCTGCCCGCGGTGATCGACTGCCAGACCCGCTTCGTGCCGCATCCGGCCATGCCCGCCTTCGGCAGCATGAACCGCTACGGCTTCGACGCGCTCTGTGCGCCCGATGCCGGCCAATGA
- a CDS encoding GlcG/HbpS family heme-binding protein — protein MTPLTLQQARTIIDAALKKSKEAGYQPMGIAVLDAAGHLKAFASEDGASMFRFDIARAKAWGAVGMGVASRRLAERAKDNPNFFVSLAATADGKFLPQTGAVVIRDAAGKLIGAVGASGGTGDEDEAICIAGVQAAGLAHG, from the coding sequence ATGACCCCACTGACCCTGCAGCAAGCCCGGACCATCATCGACGCCGCATTGAAGAAGTCGAAGGAAGCGGGCTACCAGCCCATGGGCATCGCGGTGCTCGATGCCGCCGGCCACCTCAAGGCCTTCGCGAGCGAGGACGGCGCGAGCATGTTCCGCTTCGACATCGCGCGCGCCAAGGCCTGGGGCGCGGTGGGCATGGGCGTGGCGAGCCGCAGGCTCGCCGAGCGCGCCAAGGACAACCCCAATTTCTTCGTCTCGCTCGCCGCCACCGCCGACGGCAAGTTCCTGCCGCAGACCGGCGCGGTCGTGATCCGCGATGCGGCCGGCAAGCTGATCGGCGCCGTGGGCGCGAGTGGCGGCACCGGCGACGAGGACGAGGCCATCTGCATCGCGGGCGTGCAGGCCGCGGGCCTCGCGCACGGCTGA
- a CDS encoding L-idonate 5-dehydrogenase, whose protein sequence is MEALVIHAPGDLRVEEVPTPALEAGQLLVRVRCGGICGSDLHYYQHGGFGTVRIQEPMVLGHEVAGMIEAVGPGASFKAGERVAISPSRPCGRCKYCQVGLQNHCLDMRYYGSAMRTPHVQGAFRQQIVVEQWQAHRLADSVSDGEGAMAEPLSVALHAVRRAGPLLGKRVLVTGCGPIGALAIIAARRAGAAHIVATDVGAHTLGKALKVGADETINVAEQPDGLDRFAADKGSFDVLLEASGNARALVGAFAALRPRGVIVQLGLAGGEIQLPINTIVAKEFELRGAFRFHEEFAVAVELLNKGLVDVKPLISATLSYRDSARAFALAADRSQAMKVLLSFE, encoded by the coding sequence ATGGAAGCCCTTGTCATTCACGCGCCCGGCGACCTGCGCGTCGAGGAAGTCCCGACCCCCGCGCTCGAAGCCGGCCAGCTGCTGGTGCGCGTGCGCTGCGGCGGCATCTGCGGCTCGGACCTGCACTACTACCAGCACGGCGGCTTCGGCACCGTGCGCATCCAGGAGCCGATGGTGCTGGGCCATGAAGTGGCCGGCATGATCGAAGCGGTCGGCCCGGGCGCATCGTTCAAGGCCGGCGAACGCGTGGCGATCAGCCCGAGCCGCCCGTGCGGGCGTTGCAAGTACTGCCAGGTGGGCCTGCAGAACCATTGCCTGGACATGCGCTACTACGGCAGCGCGATGCGCACCCCGCATGTGCAGGGGGCGTTCCGCCAGCAGATCGTGGTGGAGCAATGGCAGGCGCATCGCCTGGCCGATTCGGTGAGCGACGGCGAAGGCGCGATGGCCGAGCCGCTGTCGGTGGCCCTGCATGCGGTGCGGCGTGCCGGCCCGCTGCTGGGCAAGCGGGTGCTGGTCACCGGCTGCGGGCCGATCGGCGCGCTGGCGATCATCGCGGCGCGGCGTGCGGGGGCGGCGCACATCGTGGCGACCGACGTCGGCGCGCACACGCTGGGCAAGGCACTCAAGGTCGGCGCGGACGAGACGATCAACGTGGCGGAGCAGCCCGATGGCCTCGACCGCTTCGCGGCCGACAAGGGCAGCTTCGACGTGCTGCTGGAGGCCAGCGGCAATGCACGCGCGCTGGTTGGCGCCTTCGCGGCGCTGCGGCCGCGCGGCGTGATCGTGCAATTGGGGCTGGCGGGCGGCGAGATCCAGCTGCCCATCAACACCATCGTGGCCAAGGAGTTCGAGCTGCGCGGCGCCTTCCGCTTCCACGAGGAATTCGCGGTTGCGGTGGAACTGCTCAACAAGGGCCTGGTGGATGTGAAGCCGCTGATCTCGGCAACGCTCTCCTACCGCGATTCCGCGCGCGCCTTTGCGCTCGCGGCGGACCGCTCGCAGGCGATGAAGGTGCTGCTCAGTTTCGAGTAA
- a CDS encoding glucose 1-dehydrogenase, with protein sequence METPLQPTLKQFDLSGRTALITGSSAGIGYAIARGLAGAGARVILNARSTDKLERAAAQLREEGATVFTSAFDVSAGDAVNAAVDRIEAEVGPIDILVNNAGMQRRAPLDQFEEAHWHELMKTNLDSVFLVGKAVARHMIGRKEGKIINICSVQSELGRPGIAPYTASKGAVKMLTKGMAIDWGPHGLQVNGIGPGYFKTELNDALVKNADFSAWLIGRTPSRRWGDVEELMGAAVFLASDASRFVNGHILYVDGGVTATL encoded by the coding sequence ATGGAGACACCCTTGCAGCCCACCCTCAAGCAGTTCGACCTCAGCGGTCGCACCGCCCTCATCACCGGCTCCAGCGCCGGCATCGGCTATGCCATCGCACGCGGGCTGGCCGGCGCCGGCGCGCGCGTGATCCTCAATGCCCGCTCCACCGACAAGCTGGAGCGCGCCGCCGCGCAACTGCGCGAGGAAGGCGCCACCGTCTTCACCTCGGCCTTCGATGTCAGCGCCGGCGACGCGGTGAACGCGGCCGTGGACCGCATCGAGGCCGAGGTCGGACCCATCGACATCCTGGTCAACAACGCCGGCATGCAGCGCCGCGCGCCGCTGGACCAGTTCGAGGAAGCCCACTGGCACGAGCTCATGAAGACCAACCTCGACAGCGTCTTCCTGGTCGGCAAGGCGGTGGCACGCCACATGATCGGGCGCAAGGAGGGCAAGATCATCAACATCTGCTCGGTGCAGAGCGAGCTCGGCCGCCCCGGCATCGCGCCCTACACCGCGAGCAAGGGCGCGGTGAAGATGCTCACCAAGGGCATGGCGATCGACTGGGGCCCGCATGGCCTGCAGGTCAACGGCATCGGGCCGGGCTACTTCAAGACCGAGCTCAACGATGCGCTGGTCAAGAACGCCGACTTCAGCGCCTGGCTGATCGGCCGCACGCCTTCGCGCCGCTGGGGCGATGTCGAGGAGCTGATGGGCGCGGCCGTGTTCCTCGCCAGCGATGCCTCGCGCTTCGTGAACGGCCACATCCTCTATGTCGACGGCGGCGTCACCGCAACGCTCTGA